Proteins co-encoded in one Nicotiana sylvestris chromosome 7, ASM39365v2, whole genome shotgun sequence genomic window:
- the LOC138873200 gene encoding uncharacterized protein, translated as MQQPEGMHPQGQLVPVPYQKPQGYPQQNQQQLTYQPPPQQQDHNMMEIRGMLQQLIGTNNKVQEKLAVHDSAIKKIETQLGQLSMALNNCLQGTLPADTNINPKEQNLNQLMVVSLWNGRDLDREQEIIQASKESTSVTPVPLEVEEPTELTEMVVEHSHEEKGKDRMNEQVAEQVAPLVPENSNREKPASSAQRVIPVSFPQRLVRQKKSDQYKKFMEMLRQIQLNITLIDALREMPDYAKMMKDLMLRKFDFQDISIVILTQTCSAVVTRPMAQKMSDPGSFTIPCTIGSYAFAKALCDLGASINLMPLAVYTKLGIGRARPTSMLLQLDNRTVKRPTGILDDVLV; from the coding sequence ATGCAACAGCCTGAGGGTATGCACCCTCAAGGCCAATTGGTGCCAGTACCATATCAGAAACCACAGGGCTATCCTCAGCAAAATCAGCAGCAATTAacatatcaaccacctcctcagcAGCAAGATCACAACATGATGGAAATCAGGGGTATGCTTCAGCAACTCATTGGGACAAATAATAAAGTGCAGGAAAAGTTGGCAGTGCATGATTCAGCTATAAAGAAAATTGAAACGCAGCTGGGACAACTGTCCATGGCTTTAAACAACTGCCTTCAGGGAACCTTGCCTGCAGACACAAACATAAACCCCAAGGAGCAAAACTTGAATCAGCTGATGGTAGTAAGTCTCTggaatgggagagatttagacagAGAGCAAGAGATTATACAAGCTAGTAAGGAGAGTACGTCAGTCACTCCAGTTCCATTAGAGGTAGAGGAACCAACAGAACTTACTGAAATGGTGGTTGAACATAGTCATGAGGAAAAAGGCAAAGATAGGATGAATGAGCAAGTTGCAGAAcaagtggcacctcttgtgccagaaaaTTCCAATAGAGAGAAGCCAGCAAGcagtgcacaaagggtgatacctgTATCCTTCCCTCAGAGACTGGTAAGGCAAAAGAAGTCAGATCAATACAAGAAATTCATGGAGATGCTGCGtcaaattcagttgaatattACTTTGATAGATGCCTTGAGGGAGATGCCCGATTATGCAAAGATGATGAAAGATCTAATGTTACGgaagtttgattttcaggatATTTCCATTGTGATTCTAACACAGACCTGCAGCGCAGTAGTGACGAGACCGATGGCTCAAAAGATGTCTGATCCAGGTAGCTTCACTATTCCATGCACAATTGGGagttatgcctttgcaaaggcattatgtgatttgggagccagCATAAATCTGATGCCGCTGGCTGTGTACACCAAACTGGGCATTGGCAGAGCTAGGCCGACTTCGATGCTGCTACAACTGGATAACCGCACGGTGAAAAGGCCAACTGGTATTCTTGATGATGTGTTAGTGTAA